One Streptomyces sp. NBC_01551 DNA segment encodes these proteins:
- a CDS encoding type I polyketide synthase — protein MVNEDKLRDYLKRATADLRQARRRLREVEEQNQEPVAIVAMSCRYPGGVRSPEDLWRLVADGDDAVSGFPVDRGWDVESLYDADPDSAGSSYVSEGGFLYDAARFDPAPFGISPREALAMDPHQRLLLETSWEAFERAGIDPTSLRGSRTAVFAGVMYHDYTARLDSVPEGVEGFLGTGSSGSIASGRVAYTFGLEGPAVTVDTACSSSLVTLHLAVQALRAGECTMALAGGVTVMATPATFTEFSRQRGLAADGRCKPFAAAADGTGWGEGVGMLLVERLSDAQRNGHPVLAVIRGSAINQDGASNGLTAPNGPSQQRVIHQALTNARLTTAEVDVVEAHGTGTTLGDPIEAQAVLATYGQDRPADRPLLLGSIKSNIGHTQAAAGVASIIKMVEAMRHGVVPKTLHLDEPTPHVDWEAGAVSLIGESVPWPRTGAPRRAGVSSFGFSGTNAHVIVEQAPEADADTAESVEPDVRSGMPVVPWVLSGKSAGALRAQAERLSGWLAGVPGVDPLDVGWSLAATRAGLDHRAVVLGDHAAGVAAVASGSLAAGVVTGSVVGGKTAFVFPGQGSQWVGMAAGLLDASPEFAARVDECAKALEPFTDWSLVDVLRGADGVPSLDRVDVVQPALFAVMVSLAEVWRSAGVRPGAVIGHSQGEIAAACVAGILSLEDAARVVALRSQAIGRVLAGLGGMVSVPLPAAEVRERIAPWGEERISVAAVNGPSSVVVSGEVQALEELLASCEADGVRAKRIAVDYASHSAQVELLREELDTLLAPIVPQAAEVPFLSTVTGEWVSGTELDAGYWFRNLRQTVELEQATRTLLEQGFGVFIESSPHPVLTVGMQETVEDAGREAAILGSLRRNEGGLERFWLSLGEAYVRGVTVDWDAVFAGTGAQRVDLPTYAFQQEHFWLESGTAPDAGPAVSPADTADAHFWEAVERQDVAALTAELAIDGDETLTALLPALSSWRRRRQERSTVDGWRYRITWKPAPEPAATRLTGTWLVAVPEAGEGADAVVRALAEHGADVRQIAVPRTHDARAELVERIREALADGPAVAGVLSLLTPAGAEAEPIGSAAPAGVIATLALVQALGDADVAAPLWCVTRGAVSVGRSEQQADPAQAPIWGLGRVTALEHGERWGGLIDLPAQTDARTLGRLVGVLAGDAAEDQVAVRSSGLFVRRLVRARLAETPPVREWRPAGTTLVTGGTGALGAHVARWLAENGAEHLILTSRRGAEAPGADGLREELTALGAEVTLAACDVSDRDALAALLASVPADRPLTAVVHTAAVLDDGVIEALTPEQVERVLRVKVDATLHLHELTRDLDLSAFVLFSSFAATFGAPGQGNYAPGNAFLDAFAEYRRAAGLPATSLAWGPWGDGGMAEGAVGDRMRRHGVIEMAPERAVSALQHALDRDETTLTVADMEWKRFVLAFTSGRARPLLHDLPEARQAMEHARTDAAEDTGSAAVLTRQLAGQPEAEQERLLLELVRTAVAAVLGYAGPDAVEAGRAFKELGFDSLTSVELRNRLNAAAGLKLPPTLVFDYPTPTVLARHLRAELAGQGAVGATLVPTASASASDAEPIAVVAMSCRFPGGVRSPEELWQLLASGGDALSQFPADRGWDVEALYDPDPNAQGTSYTREGGFLSDAAAFDPAFFGISPREALAMDPQQRLLLETSWEVFERAGIDPDTLRGSQSGVFVGTNGSDYSHLVRGAADGLEGHLATGSAGSVVSGRLSYTFGLEGPAVTVDTACSASLVALHLAVQALRSGECSMALAGGVTVMSTPGTFIEFSRQRGLSTDGRCKAFSADADGFSPAEGVGMLLVERLSDARRHGHPVLAVVRGTAINQDGASNGLTAPNGPSQQRVIRQALANARLTTAEVDVVEAHGTGTTLGDPIEAQALLATYGQDRPADQPLLLGSIKSNIGHAQAAAGVAGVMKMVLAMQHGMLPQSIHIAQPTPHVDWSAGEVALLTEQRAWPETGGRPWRAGVSSFGFSGTNAHAIIEQAPAEQGSDEQATPASSTPPPTDRDHPGRHRFRPTDPAALAADGQDREGAARPGGATAEPPRHPS, from the coding sequence ATGGTGAACGAGGACAAGCTTCGCGACTACCTCAAGCGGGCGACCGCCGATCTGCGCCAGGCCCGCAGGCGGTTGCGCGAGGTGGAGGAGCAGAACCAGGAACCCGTCGCGATCGTCGCGATGAGCTGCCGCTACCCGGGCGGCGTCCGCAGCCCCGAGGACCTGTGGCGGCTCGTCGCCGACGGTGACGACGCCGTCTCCGGGTTCCCCGTCGACCGGGGCTGGGACGTGGAGTCGCTCTACGACGCCGACCCCGACAGCGCCGGATCCAGCTACGTCAGCGAGGGCGGCTTCCTCTACGACGCCGCCCGCTTCGACCCCGCCCCCTTCGGCATCTCCCCGCGCGAGGCCCTGGCCATGGACCCGCACCAGCGGCTCCTGCTGGAGACCTCCTGGGAGGCGTTCGAGCGGGCCGGCATCGACCCGACGTCCCTGCGCGGCAGCCGGACGGCCGTCTTCGCCGGCGTCATGTACCACGACTACACCGCCCGCCTCGACTCCGTCCCCGAAGGCGTCGAGGGCTTCCTCGGCACCGGCAGCTCCGGCAGCATCGCCTCCGGCCGCGTCGCGTACACCTTCGGCCTCGAAGGCCCCGCCGTCACCGTCGACACGGCCTGCTCGTCCTCCCTGGTCACCCTGCACCTCGCGGTGCAGGCCCTGCGGGCGGGGGAGTGCACCATGGCCCTCGCCGGCGGGGTCACCGTGATGGCGACCCCGGCCACCTTCACCGAGTTCAGCCGCCAGCGCGGCCTGGCCGCCGACGGCCGCTGCAAGCCCTTCGCGGCCGCCGCCGACGGCACCGGCTGGGGCGAGGGCGTCGGCATGCTGCTCGTGGAGCGGCTGTCGGACGCGCAGCGCAACGGACACCCGGTGCTGGCCGTGATCCGCGGCTCCGCGATCAACCAGGACGGCGCGAGCAACGGCCTGACGGCCCCCAACGGGCCCTCGCAGCAGCGCGTCATCCACCAGGCGCTCACCAACGCCCGCCTCACCACCGCCGAGGTGGACGTCGTGGAGGCGCACGGCACGGGTACGACCCTGGGCGACCCGATTGAGGCGCAGGCCGTGCTCGCGACGTACGGGCAGGACCGGCCGGCGGACCGGCCGCTGCTGCTCGGCTCCATCAAATCCAACATCGGTCACACCCAGGCCGCGGCCGGTGTCGCGAGCATCATCAAGATGGTCGAGGCGATGCGGCACGGCGTCGTCCCCAAGACCCTCCACCTCGACGAGCCGACCCCGCACGTGGACTGGGAGGCGGGCGCCGTCTCCTTGATCGGCGAGAGCGTCCCCTGGCCGCGGACCGGTGCCCCGCGTCGTGCGGGTGTGTCGTCGTTCGGGTTCAGCGGGACGAACGCGCATGTGATCGTGGAGCAGGCGCCGGAGGCGGACGCGGATACGGCTGAGTCCGTTGAGCCGGATGTTCGTTCTGGGATGCCGGTGGTGCCGTGGGTGCTGTCGGGCAAGAGCGCGGGGGCGTTGCGGGCGCAGGCGGAGCGGCTGTCCGGCTGGCTGGCGGGTGTGCCGGGTGTGGATCCGCTGGATGTGGGCTGGTCGTTGGCGGCGACGCGTGCGGGGCTGGATCACCGGGCCGTCGTTCTCGGCGATCACGCTGCCGGTGTGGCTGCGGTTGCGTCGGGTTCGCTGGCCGCTGGTGTGGTGACCGGGTCCGTGGTCGGTGGCAAGACCGCCTTCGTGTTCCCGGGTCAGGGCTCGCAGTGGGTGGGCATGGCGGCGGGGCTGCTCGACGCCTCGCCCGAGTTCGCCGCGCGGGTGGATGAGTGTGCGAAGGCGCTGGAGCCCTTCACCGACTGGTCGTTGGTGGATGTGCTCCGGGGTGCCGATGGCGTGCCCTCGCTCGACCGGGTGGATGTCGTGCAGCCGGCTCTGTTCGCGGTGATGGTGTCGTTGGCTGAGGTGTGGCGTTCGGCGGGTGTGCGTCCGGGTGCGGTGATCGGGCATTCGCAGGGTGAGATCGCGGCCGCCTGCGTCGCCGGGATCTTGTCCCTGGAGGACGCGGCTCGTGTCGTGGCTTTGCGGAGTCAGGCGATCGGGCGGGTGCTGGCCGGCTTGGGCGGCATGGTGTCCGTGCCGCTGCCCGCTGCCGAGGTACGTGAGCGGATCGCGCCGTGGGGTGAGGAGCGGATTTCCGTCGCTGCCGTCAACGGCCCGTCTTCCGTGGTCGTCTCCGGCGAGGTCCAGGCCCTGGAGGAGCTCCTCGCCTCGTGTGAGGCGGACGGGGTTCGTGCCAAGCGGATCGCGGTGGACTACGCCTCGCATTCGGCGCAGGTGGAGCTGCTCCGTGAGGAGCTCGACACCCTTCTCGCCCCGATCGTTCCGCAGGCGGCGGAGGTTCCGTTCCTGTCCACGGTCACCGGCGAATGGGTCAGCGGCACCGAGCTGGATGCCGGTTACTGGTTCCGCAACCTGCGTCAGACAGTCGAGCTGGAGCAGGCGACCCGCACGCTCCTGGAGCAGGGCTTCGGTGTGTTCATCGAGTCGAGTCCGCACCCGGTGCTGACCGTCGGCATGCAGGAGACCGTCGAGGACGCGGGCCGCGAGGCTGCGATCCTGGGCTCCCTGCGCCGCAACGAGGGCGGTCTGGAGCGTTTCTGGCTCTCCTTGGGTGAGGCCTACGTCCGCGGCGTGACGGTCGACTGGGACGCGGTCTTCGCCGGCACCGGCGCCCAGCGCGTCGACCTGCCCACCTACGCCTTCCAGCAGGAGCACTTCTGGCTCGAAAGCGGTACCGCCCCGGACGCCGGCCCCGCCGTGTCCCCGGCCGACACCGCCGACGCCCACTTCTGGGAGGCCGTCGAGCGCCAGGACGTGGCCGCCCTCACCGCCGAGCTGGCCATCGACGGGGACGAGACGCTCACCGCTCTCCTGCCCGCGCTGTCCTCCTGGCGGCGCCGTCGGCAGGAGCGCTCCACGGTCGACGGCTGGCGCTACCGGATCACCTGGAAGCCGGCTCCCGAGCCCGCCGCCACCCGTCTCACCGGCACTTGGCTCGTCGCGGTCCCGGAGGCCGGTGAGGGAGCCGACGCCGTCGTGCGCGCGCTCGCCGAACACGGGGCCGATGTACGGCAGATCGCGGTCCCCCGTACCCACGACGCCCGTGCCGAGCTGGTCGAGCGGATCCGTGAGGCACTCGCCGACGGCCCCGCCGTGGCGGGCGTGCTGTCCCTCCTGACCCCCGCCGGGGCCGAAGCGGAGCCGATCGGCTCCGCCGCGCCCGCCGGGGTGATCGCCACCCTCGCGCTCGTCCAGGCCCTCGGTGACGCCGACGTTGCCGCTCCGCTCTGGTGCGTCACCCGTGGCGCGGTGTCCGTGGGCCGTTCCGAGCAGCAGGCCGATCCCGCGCAGGCCCCGATCTGGGGACTCGGCCGCGTCACGGCCCTGGAACACGGCGAGCGTTGGGGCGGTCTGATCGACCTGCCCGCGCAGACCGACGCCCGGACGCTCGGACGACTCGTCGGCGTGCTTGCCGGGGACGCCGCCGAGGACCAGGTGGCCGTGCGGTCCTCGGGGCTCTTCGTGCGACGTCTCGTGCGGGCCCGGCTGGCCGAAACCCCGCCGGTGCGCGAGTGGCGTCCGGCCGGGACGACGCTGGTCACCGGTGGTACGGGCGCCCTGGGTGCGCACGTGGCCCGCTGGCTGGCGGAGAACGGCGCCGAGCACCTGATCCTGACCAGCCGCCGCGGGGCCGAGGCGCCCGGCGCGGACGGGCTGCGCGAGGAACTGACGGCCCTGGGCGCCGAGGTCACGCTCGCCGCCTGCGACGTCAGCGACCGCGACGCCCTCGCCGCCCTCCTGGCCTCCGTCCCCGCCGACCGGCCGCTGACCGCCGTCGTACACACCGCCGCCGTCCTCGACGACGGAGTGATCGAGGCGCTCACGCCCGAGCAGGTCGAGCGCGTCCTGCGGGTCAAGGTGGACGCCACGCTGCACCTGCACGAGCTGACCCGCGACCTCGACCTGTCCGCGTTCGTCCTCTTCTCCTCCTTCGCCGCCACCTTCGGCGCCCCCGGCCAGGGCAACTACGCGCCGGGCAACGCGTTCCTCGACGCCTTCGCCGAGTACCGGCGCGCCGCCGGGCTGCCCGCCACCTCCCTCGCCTGGGGCCCCTGGGGCGACGGAGGCATGGCCGAAGGCGCCGTCGGCGACCGGATGCGCCGCCACGGCGTCATCGAGATGGCTCCCGAGCGGGCCGTCAGCGCACTCCAGCACGCGCTGGACCGTGACGAGACCACGCTGACCGTTGCCGACATGGAGTGGAAGCGCTTCGTCCTGGCCTTCACCTCCGGCCGCGCCCGGCCGCTGCTGCACGACCTGCCCGAGGCGCGGCAGGCCATGGAGCACGCCCGTACCGACGCGGCCGAGGACACCGGCAGCGCCGCCGTCCTCACCCGGCAGCTCGCCGGGCAGCCCGAGGCCGAGCAGGAACGGCTGCTGCTGGAGCTGGTCCGTACCGCCGTCGCCGCCGTCCTCGGCTACGCCGGGCCCGACGCCGTCGAGGCCGGCCGGGCGTTCAAGGAGCTGGGCTTCGACTCCCTCACCTCCGTTGAGCTGCGCAACCGCCTGAACGCCGCCGCCGGCCTCAAGCTGCCGCCCACCCTCGTCTTCGACTACCCGACGCCCACCGTCCTCGCCCGCCACCTGCGGGCAGAGCTCGCCGGGCAGGGCGCGGTCGGCGCCACGCTCGTACCGACTGCCTCCGCCTCCGCGTCCGACGCCGAGCCGATCGCCGTCGTCGCGATGAGCTGCCGCTTCCCCGGCGGCGTCCGCAGCCCCGAGGAACTGTGGCAGCTGCTCGCCTCCGGCGGCGACGCCCTCTCGCAGTTCCCGGCCGACCGGGGCTGGGACGTCGAGGCGCTGTACGACCCCGACCCCAACGCGCAGGGCACCTCCTACACCCGCGAGGGCGGCTTCCTCTCCGACGCGGCCGCCTTCGACCCGGCGTTCTTCGGGATCTCCCCGCGCGAGGCCCTGGCCATGGACCCGCAGCAGCGGCTGCTGCTGGAGACCTCGTGGGAGGTCTTCGAGCGGGCCGGCATCGACCCGGACACCCTCCGCGGCAGCCAGTCCGGCGTGTTCGTCGGGACCAACGGCTCCGACTACTCCCACCTCGTACGGGGTGCGGCCGACGGCCTCGAAGGACACCTGGCCACCGGCAGCGCGGGCAGCGTCGTCTCCGGCCGGCTCTCGTACACCTTCGGCCTGGAGGGCCCGGCGGTCACCGTCGACACGGCCTGCTCGGCATCGCTCGTGGCCCTGCACCTCGCGGTGCAGGCGCTGCGGAGCGGCGAGTGCTCCATGGCCCTGGCCGGCGGTGTGACGGTCATGTCCACGCCTGGCACCTTCATCGAGTTCAGCCGCCAGCGAGGCCTGTCCACCGACGGCCGCTGCAAGGCGTTCTCCGCCGACGCGGACGGCTTCAGCCCGGCCGAGGGCGTCGGCATGCTGCTCGTGGAGCGGCTGTCGGACGCGCGGCGCCACGGGCACCCCGTGCTGGCCGTGGTCCGGGGTACGGCCATCAACCAGGACGGCGCGAGCAACGGCCTGACGGCTCCGAACGGCCCCTCCCAGCAGCGCGTCATCCGCCAGGCCCTGGCCAACGCCCGCCTGACGACGGCCGAGGTGGACGTCGTGGAGGCGCACGGCACGGGTACGACCCTGGGCGACCCGATCGAGGCGCAGGCCCTGCTGGCCACGTACGGGCAGGACCGGCCGGCCGATCAGCCGCTGCTGCTCGGCTCGATCAAGTCCAACATCGGTCACGCGCAGGCCGCCGCCGGCGTGGCCGGTGTGATGAAGATGGTGCTGGCCATGCAGCACGGCATGCTGCCGCAGAGCATCCACATCGCCCAGCCCACCCCGCACGTGGACTGGAGCGCGGGCGAGGTGGCCCTGCTGACCGAACAGCGGGCCTGGCCCGAGACCGGGGGCCGCCCCTGGCGAGCGGGAGTGTCGTCGTTCGGGTTCAGCGGGACCAACGCCCATGCCATCATCGAGCAGGCCCCGGCGGAACAGGGGTCCGACGAACAGGCGACCCCTGCGTCGTCGACCCCCCCCCCTACTGACCGCGACCACCCCGGACGACACCGGTTCCGACCGACGGACCCCGCTGCCCTGGCCGCTGACGGCCAAGACCGAGAAGGCGCTGCGCGGCCAGGCGGAGCGACTGCTGAACCACCTCGCCACCCGTCCTGA